From the genome of Symphalangus syndactylus isolate Jambi chromosome 5, NHGRI_mSymSyn1-v2.1_pri, whole genome shotgun sequence, one region includes:
- the MED21 gene encoding mediator of RNA polymerase II transcription subunit 21 isoform X2, protein MADRLTQLQDAVNSLADQFCNAIGVLQQCGPPASFSNIQTAINKDQPANPTEEYAQLFAALIARTAKDIDVLIDSLPSEESTAALQAASLYKLEEENHEAATCLEDVVYRGDMLLEKIQSALADIAQSQLKTRSGEVSVTQAEVQFCDHGSLQLQPGFR, encoded by the exons CTTGCGGATCAGTTTTGTAATGCCATTGGAGTATTGCAGCAatgtggtcctcctgcctctttCAGTAATATTCAGACAGCAATTAACAAAGACCAGCCAGCTAACCCTACAGAAG AGTATGCCCAGCTTTTTGCAGCATTGATTGCACGAACAGCAAAAGACATTGATGTTTTGATAGATTCCTTACCCAGTGAAGAATCTACAGCTGCTTTACAG GCTGCTAGCTTGTATAAGCTAGAAGAAGAAAACCATGAAGCTGCTACATGTCTGGAGGATGTTGTTTATCGAGGAGACATGCTTCTGGAAAAGATACAAAGTGCACTTGCTGATATTGCACAGTCACAGCTGAAGACAAGAAGTG gtgaagtctctgtcacccaagctgaagtacagttctgtgatcatggctcactgcagcttcaacctgggttcaggtga
- the MED21 gene encoding mediator of RNA polymerase II transcription subunit 21 isoform X3 — MADRLTQLQDAVNSLADQFCNAIGVLQQCGPPASFSNIQTAINKDQPANPTEEYAQLFAALIARTAKDIDVLIDSLPSEESTAALQAASLYKLEEENHEAATCLEDVVYRGDMLLEKIQSALADIAQSQLKTRSGTHSQSLPDS, encoded by the exons CTTGCGGATCAGTTTTGTAATGCCATTGGAGTATTGCAGCAatgtggtcctcctgcctctttCAGTAATATTCAGACAGCAATTAACAAAGACCAGCCAGCTAACCCTACAGAAG AGTATGCCCAGCTTTTTGCAGCATTGATTGCACGAACAGCAAAAGACATTGATGTTTTGATAGATTCCTTACCCAGTGAAGAATCTACAGCTGCTTTACAG GCTGCTAGCTTGTATAAGCTAGAAGAAGAAAACCATGAAGCTGCTACATGTCTGGAGGATGTTGTTTATCGAGGAGACATGCTTCTGGAAAAGATACAAAGTGCACTTGCTGATATTGCACAGTCACAGCTGAAGACAAGAAGTGGTACCCATAGCCAGTCTCTTCCAGACTCATAG
- the MED21 gene encoding mediator of RNA polymerase II transcription subunit 21 isoform X1, which translates to MADRLTQLQDAVNSLADQFCNAIGVLQQCGPPASFSNIQTAINKDQPANPTEEYAQLFAALIARTAKDIDVLIDSLPSEESTAALQAASLYKLEEENHEAATCLEDVVYRGDMLLEKIQSALADIAQSQLKTRSGEVSVTQAEVQFCDHGSLQLQPGFRDGVSLLPRLMPHC; encoded by the exons CTTGCGGATCAGTTTTGTAATGCCATTGGAGTATTGCAGCAatgtggtcctcctgcctctttCAGTAATATTCAGACAGCAATTAACAAAGACCAGCCAGCTAACCCTACAGAAG AGTATGCCCAGCTTTTTGCAGCATTGATTGCACGAACAGCAAAAGACATTGATGTTTTGATAGATTCCTTACCCAGTGAAGAATCTACAGCTGCTTTACAG GCTGCTAGCTTGTATAAGCTAGAAGAAGAAAACCATGAAGCTGCTACATGTCTGGAGGATGTTGTTTATCGAGGAGACATGCTTCTGGAAAAGATACAAAGTGCACTTGCTGATATTGCACAGTCACAGCTGAAGACAAGAAGTG gtgaagtctctgtcacccaagctgaagtacagttctgtgatcatggctcactgcagcttcaacctgggttcag agatggggtctcactcttgcccaggctaatGCCACACTGCTGA